In a genomic window of Streptomyces katrae:
- a CDS encoding YihY/virulence factor BrkB family protein, with the protein MQPAKETPEGTPARPGRLHRARVLYRNVSKRKMGWLLLKDTVNSCIEYRILGLAAEAAFFTLLSLPPLFLGLLGLLGYVDGWTNTQSVASIEENILRAVGTVLSDRGVNDIARPMLDDVTREGRPDLISLGFAFALWSGSRAVNVFIDTITVMYGLDGQRGIVKTRLLAFLLYVVALVIGAIVLPLMVVGPDAVVRLVPWSTEVIAVLYWPVVTLLSIAFLTTLYHVSVPVRSPWIEDVPGALVALAMWVLGSFLLRIYLTNTVEGPTIYGSLAAPVAILLWIGISAFAVLVGAAVNAAIDRVWPSVATAAAREANERVREAEAAQLVARAAAWRALAEGESEDDEDAGMPSEFPERWSNFLPPDDYTSRLRKH; encoded by the coding sequence GTGCAGCCAGCAAAAGAAACACCCGAGGGAACCCCGGCCCGTCCGGGCAGGCTCCACCGGGCCCGCGTCCTCTACCGCAACGTCTCCAAGCGCAAGATGGGCTGGCTGCTCCTCAAAGACACGGTCAACTCGTGCATCGAGTACCGGATCCTCGGGCTCGCCGCCGAAGCCGCCTTCTTCACCCTCCTGTCCCTGCCCCCGCTCTTCCTCGGCCTGCTGGGCCTCCTCGGCTACGTGGACGGCTGGACCAACACCCAGTCCGTGGCCAGCATCGAGGAGAACATCCTGCGCGCCGTCGGCACCGTCCTGTCCGACCGGGGCGTCAACGACATCGCCCGGCCGATGCTCGACGACGTCACCCGCGAGGGCCGCCCCGACCTGATCTCCCTCGGCTTCGCCTTCGCCCTGTGGTCCGGCTCCCGTGCCGTCAACGTCTTCATCGACACCATCACCGTCATGTACGGGCTCGACGGGCAGCGCGGCATCGTCAAGACCCGGCTGCTCGCCTTCCTCCTCTACGTCGTCGCCCTGGTGATCGGCGCGATCGTGCTGCCGCTGATGGTGGTCGGCCCCGACGCCGTCGTCCGGCTGGTGCCCTGGAGCACCGAGGTGATCGCCGTCCTGTACTGGCCGGTGGTCACCCTGCTCTCCATCGCCTTCCTCACCACGCTCTACCACGTCTCCGTGCCCGTCCGCTCGCCCTGGATCGAGGACGTCCCCGGCGCGCTCGTCGCCCTCGCGATGTGGGTGCTCGGCTCGTTCCTGCTGCGGATCTACCTCACCAACACCGTGGAGGGCCCGACCATCTACGGGTCCCTGGCCGCCCCGGTCGCCATCCTGCTGTGGATCGGCATCTCGGCCTTCGCGGTGCTCGTCGGCGCGGCCGTCAACGCCGCCATCGACCGGGTCTGGCCCTCGGTGGCCACCGCCGCCGCCCGCGAGGCCAACGAACGGGTCCGCGAGGCCGAGGCCGCCCAGCTCGTCGCCCGGGCCGCCGCCTGGCGGGCCCTGGCCGAGGGGGAGTCCGAGGACGACGAGGACGCCGGGATGCCCTCGGAGTTCCCCGAGCGCTGGTCGAACTTCCTGCCGCCGGACGACTACACCTCCCGCCTGCGCAAACACTGA
- a CDS encoding sensor histidine kinase produces MPMSRTLPALTNTHVRMAVQAALLVWFLHGLLTPPPGAPALACGLAGLALTLLGVTLLDRRPRTGAWTLAAALAAACATGLLAPATPWVVLVFAVCGFAAARLGVLPAGVLLAAGSAAAAAVILLRSRDPVELWNVVGLCGMFAYVRAGRSRRAAAESERQRALLAERAHVAREVHDILAHSLSAQLIHLESARLTLEAGRYEEAGALVERARTLAKGGLEETRRAVAVLRGDTPAPREALAALAEEHRRTTGAACALTVAAGPLPLPPEAALAVVRTAQEALTNARKHAAGADVEITLSCAGGRYELCVTDSGGTGPAPHATTGGGYGLVGMAERAELIGARLDAGPYGPGFRVRLEGPLAP; encoded by the coding sequence ATGCCGATGTCACGCACCCTGCCCGCGCTCACGAACACCCACGTCAGGATGGCCGTCCAGGCGGCGCTGCTCGTCTGGTTCCTGCACGGCCTGCTCACACCCCCGCCCGGCGCCCCCGCCCTCGCGTGCGGGCTGGCCGGGCTCGCCCTGACCCTCCTCGGCGTCACCCTCCTCGACCGCCGCCCCCGCACCGGGGCGTGGACCCTGGCCGCCGCCCTGGCCGCCGCCTGCGCCACCGGCCTGCTGGCGCCCGCCACCCCCTGGGTGGTCCTCGTCTTCGCCGTGTGCGGCTTCGCCGCGGCCCGCCTCGGGGTGCTGCCCGCCGGCGTCCTGCTCGCCGCCGGGTCGGCCGCGGCCGCCGCCGTCATCCTGCTGCGCTCCCGCGACCCCGTCGAACTGTGGAACGTCGTCGGCCTCTGCGGGATGTTCGCCTACGTGCGGGCCGGCCGCTCCCGGCGCGCCGCCGCCGAGTCCGAGCGCCAGCGCGCCCTGCTGGCCGAGCGGGCCCACGTGGCACGGGAGGTCCACGACATCCTCGCGCACTCCCTCTCCGCCCAGCTCATCCACCTGGAGAGCGCCCGCCTGACCCTGGAGGCCGGCCGCTACGAGGAGGCCGGGGCCCTGGTCGAGCGGGCCCGCACCCTCGCCAAGGGCGGCCTGGAGGAGACCCGCCGCGCCGTCGCCGTGCTGCGCGGCGACACCCCCGCCCCGCGGGAGGCCCTCGCCGCCCTCGCCGAGGAGCACCGACGTACGACGGGCGCCGCGTGCGCCCTCACCGTCGCGGCCGGCCCGCTCCCGCTGCCGCCCGAGGCGGCCCTCGCCGTCGTCCGCACCGCACAGGAGGCCCTGACCAACGCCCGCAAGCACGCCGCCGGGGCCGACGTGGAGATCACCCTCTCCTGTGCCGGCGGCCGCTACGAACTGTGCGTCACCGACTCCGGCGGCACCGGCCCCGCCCCGCACGCCACCACCGGCGGCGGATACGGCCTGGTCGGGATGGCCGAACGGGCCGAACTCATCGGAGCCCGCCTCGACGCCGGGCCGTACGGCCCCGGCTTCCGCGTCCGCCTGGAAGGACCCCTCGCACCGTGA
- a CDS encoding helix-turn-helix domain-containing protein — MLGAIGLDEGQESAYRALVALGAAEAADLARRLTLPVPQTERTLRRLERQGLAARSSARPGRWVAAPPEVALGALLTRQRQELEQAEQAAELLAREYRAEPADPVVHDLVEVVTGASAVAHRFHQIQLGAQAEVCALASARPLVVSGMENEPTEEEASVRGVAYRVVIERDVLGLPTGIREASTALVRGARVRVTGRVPTSLVIADRTLAMVPLTARGAEPAALVVHASGLLESLVGLFEAVWHDAVPLRLGTTGAPQESGGVPDTTDLEILTLLLAGMTDSSVAKHLELGLRTVQRRVKGLMELAGVTTRLQLGWHAYERGWVAR; from the coding sequence GTGCTGGGTGCCATAGGCCTGGACGAGGGGCAGGAGTCGGCGTACCGCGCGCTGGTCGCGCTGGGCGCGGCCGAGGCGGCGGACCTCGCCCGCCGGCTGACGCTGCCGGTACCGCAGACGGAGCGGACCCTGCGGCGCCTGGAACGGCAGGGGCTGGCGGCCCGCTCCTCGGCCCGTCCCGGCCGCTGGGTCGCCGCCCCGCCGGAGGTGGCCCTGGGCGCCCTCCTCACCCGGCAGCGGCAGGAACTGGAGCAGGCCGAGCAGGCCGCGGAGCTGCTGGCGCGGGAGTACCGGGCGGAGCCCGCGGACCCGGTGGTGCACGACCTGGTGGAGGTGGTGACGGGCGCGAGCGCGGTCGCGCACCGCTTCCACCAGATCCAGCTGGGCGCACAGGCGGAGGTGTGCGCCCTGGCGAGCGCGCGGCCGCTGGTCGTCTCGGGCATGGAGAACGAGCCGACGGAGGAGGAGGCCTCCGTGCGCGGCGTCGCGTACCGGGTGGTCATCGAGCGGGACGTGCTGGGCCTGCCCACCGGGATCCGGGAGGCGTCGACGGCGCTGGTGCGGGGCGCGCGGGTGCGGGTGACGGGCCGGGTCCCCACCAGCCTGGTCATCGCGGACCGCACCCTGGCCATGGTGCCGTTGACGGCGCGCGGCGCGGAGCCGGCGGCGCTCGTAGTCCACGCCTCGGGGCTGCTGGAGTCGCTGGTGGGGCTGTTCGAGGCGGTCTGGCACGATGCCGTCCCGCTCCGGCTGGGGACGACCGGGGCACCGCAGGAGTCGGGCGGCGTGCCGGACACCACGGACCTGGAGATCCTGACCCTGCTGCTGGCCGGGATGACGGATTCGAGCGTGGCCAAGCACCTGGAGCTGGGCCTGCGCACGGTCCAGCGCCGGGTGAAGGGCCTGATGGAGCTGGCCGGGGTGACCACCCGGCTCCAGCTGGGCTGGCACGCGTACGAACGGGGCTGGGTGGCCCGGTAG
- a CDS encoding acyl-CoA dehydrogenase family protein — MAATTHTVSNQAPPLVGYEVYLGDRALTEGVERHLADAAPGVRDEVRRELTDLGRSAGSAQAQRWGREANENPPVLRTHDRYGHRIDEVEFHPAWHRLLGHAVGAGLTDAWGRPSGHLRRTAGFFVWSQAEAGHGCPVSMTHAAVPALRADPELAARWEPLLTSHVYEEGLRPPGDKAGVLFGMAMTEKQGGSDVRANTTSAKPLDASGEYLLTGHKWFCSAPMSDAFLVLAQAAPSGKDRLTCFLVPRVLPDGTRNAFAIQRLKEKLGNRSNASGEIEFDGTWARRVGEEGQGVRTIIGMVAATRMDCVTGSAALMRQALTQAVHHAEHRSAFGAPLIDQPLMRNVLADLALESEAATALTLRLAAAHDAGTEQERAFLRLAVPAAKYWVTKRCTPMVAEALECLGGNGYVEESGLPRLLRESPVNSIWEGSGNVQSLDVLRALQREPQALNAFLQEIGLARGADHRLDAAVKHLFTDLADLEGIEGRARRVVERMTLVLQGSLLVRFAPPEVADAFCASRLGGDWGAAFGTLPHTLDLGAVVARARIAG; from the coding sequence ATGGCAGCCACCACCCACACAGTCAGCAACCAGGCCCCGCCGCTCGTCGGGTACGAGGTCTACCTCGGCGACCGTGCCCTCACCGAGGGGGTGGAGCGGCACCTCGCCGACGCGGCTCCCGGCGTCCGGGACGAGGTGCGCCGGGAGCTCACCGATCTGGGGCGCTCCGCGGGGTCGGCGCAGGCCCAGCGGTGGGGCCGGGAGGCGAACGAGAACCCGCCGGTGCTGCGGACGCACGACCGCTACGGGCACCGGATCGACGAGGTGGAGTTCCATCCGGCGTGGCACCGGCTGCTGGGGCACGCGGTGGGTGCGGGGCTGACCGACGCCTGGGGGCGGCCGTCGGGGCACCTGCGGCGGACGGCGGGCTTCTTCGTGTGGTCGCAGGCGGAGGCGGGGCACGGCTGCCCGGTGTCGATGACGCACGCGGCGGTGCCGGCGCTGCGCGCGGATCCGGAGCTGGCCGCGCGGTGGGAGCCGCTGCTGACCTCGCACGTGTACGAGGAGGGGCTGCGGCCGCCGGGGGACAAGGCCGGGGTGCTGTTCGGGATGGCGATGACGGAGAAGCAGGGGGGCAGTGACGTCCGGGCGAACACGACGTCGGCGAAGCCGCTGGACGCCTCCGGGGAGTACCTGCTGACCGGGCACAAGTGGTTCTGTTCGGCCCCGATGTCGGACGCCTTCCTGGTGCTGGCGCAGGCGGCCCCCTCGGGGAAGGACAGGCTGACCTGCTTCCTGGTGCCGCGGGTGCTGCCGGACGGGACGCGGAACGCGTTCGCGATCCAGCGGCTGAAGGAGAAGCTGGGGAACCGGTCGAACGCGTCGGGGGAGATCGAGTTCGACGGGACCTGGGCGCGGCGGGTGGGCGAGGAGGGGCAGGGGGTGCGGACCATCATCGGGATGGTCGCGGCGACCCGGATGGACTGTGTGACCGGGTCGGCCGCGCTGATGCGGCAGGCGCTGACGCAGGCCGTCCACCACGCGGAGCACCGCTCTGCTTTCGGAGCGCCGCTCATCGACCAGCCGCTGATGCGCAACGTCCTCGCCGACCTCGCCCTGGAGTCGGAGGCGGCCACCGCCTTGACCCTGCGCCTGGCGGCCGCCCACGACGCGGGGACCGAGCAGGAGCGGGCCTTCCTGCGGCTGGCGGTGCCTGCGGCGAAGTACTGGGTGACCAAGCGCTGTACGCCGATGGTGGCGGAGGCACTGGAGTGTCTGGGGGGAAACGGCTACGTAGAGGAGTCCGGGCTGCCGAGACTGCTGCGCGAATCCCCGGTGAACTCGATCTGGGAGGGCTCGGGCAACGTCCAGTCCCTGGACGTGCTGCGCGCCCTGCAGCGGGAGCCGCAGGCCCTGAACGCCTTCCTCCAGGAGATCGGCCTGGCCCGGGGCGCCGACCACCGGCTGGACGCGGCCGTCAAGCACCTGTTCACGGACCTCGCGGACCTGGAGGGGATCGAGGGACGGGCGCGCCGGGTGGTGGAGCGGATGACGCTGGTGCTGCAGGGTTCGCTGCTGGTGCGCTTCGCCCCGCCGGAGGTGGCCGACGCCTTCTGCGCGTCGCGGCTCGGCGGCGACTGGGGGGCGGCCTTCGGGACGCTGCCGCACACCCTGGACCTGGGTGCGGTGGTGGCACGGGCGCGGATCGCGGGCTGA
- a CDS encoding beta-ketoacyl-[acyl-carrier-protein] synthase family protein: MGTGITEVSVTGLGATTPLGGDAAATWRAMLRGENGIRAIEEDWAASLPVRIAGRVRQDPAEVLDRVLARRLDRCEQLALVAAREAWADAGRPPVEPERLAVVVGTGTGGALTLLGQDDVLESSGVRKVSPHTVPMLMANGPAAWVSIELGARAGAHTPVSACASGGEALALALDLIRLGRADVVVAGGTEACVHPLPLAGFAQARAHSTRNDAPGAACRPFDTGRDGFVIGEGAGLLVLERAEFAAARGARVYARLAGAGVTSDAHHITAAHAPGQVRAIRTALASAGLGPADVALVHAHATSTQAGDLVEARSLGEAVGTHAAVTATKSMTGHLFGAAGAVGALAAVMSVYEGVVPPTRNLESQDPLIGLDVVAGGPRRMPVPAALSNAFGFGGHNAALLFTSA, translated from the coding sequence ATGGGTACGGGCATCACCGAAGTTTCCGTCACCGGCCTGGGGGCCACGACCCCGCTGGGCGGCGACGCGGCGGCGACCTGGCGGGCGATGCTGCGCGGGGAGAACGGCATCCGCGCCATCGAGGAGGACTGGGCGGCTTCCCTGCCGGTGCGCATCGCCGGGCGGGTCCGCCAGGACCCGGCCGAGGTGCTCGACCGGGTCCTGGCCCGGCGCCTGGACCGGTGCGAACAGCTCGCCCTGGTCGCCGCCCGCGAGGCCTGGGCCGACGCGGGACGGCCCCCGGTGGAGCCGGAGCGGCTCGCCGTGGTCGTCGGGACCGGGACGGGCGGGGCGCTGACCCTGCTCGGGCAGGACGACGTGCTGGAGTCCTCGGGGGTGCGCAAGGTCTCCCCGCACACCGTGCCGATGCTGATGGCCAACGGTCCGGCGGCCTGGGTGTCCATCGAGCTCGGCGCGCGCGCCGGGGCGCACACCCCGGTCAGTGCCTGCGCCTCCGGCGGGGAGGCACTGGCGCTGGCCCTGGACCTGATCCGGCTGGGCCGGGCCGACGTGGTGGTGGCCGGCGGGACGGAGGCCTGCGTGCATCCGCTGCCCCTGGCCGGTTTCGCGCAGGCGCGGGCCCACTCGACGCGCAACGACGCCCCGGGGGCGGCCTGCCGGCCCTTCGACACCGGCCGCGACGGGTTCGTCATCGGCGAGGGCGCGGGGCTGCTCGTCCTGGAGCGGGCGGAGTTCGCGGCGGCCCGCGGGGCCCGCGTGTACGCGCGGCTGGCGGGGGCCGGGGTGACCTCGGACGCCCACCACATCACCGCCGCGCACGCGCCTGGGCAGGTGCGCGCGATACGGACCGCGCTGGCCTCGGCCGGACTCGGCCCGGCCGACGTCGCGCTGGTGCACGCGCACGCGACGTCGACGCAGGCGGGCGACCTGGTGGAGGCCCGCTCGCTCGGGGAGGCGGTCGGCACGCACGCCGCGGTGACGGCGACCAAGTCCATGACGGGCCACCTGTTCGGGGCGGCGGGGGCGGTGGGGGCGCTCGCAGCGGTGATGTCCGTGTACGAGGGGGTGGTCCCGCCGACCCGCAACCTGGAGTCCCAGGACCCTCTGATCGGCCTGGACGTGGTCGCGGGCGGGCCCCGGCGCATGCCGGTGCCCGCCGCCCTGTCGAACGCGTTCGGCTTCGGCGGCCACAACGCCGCCCTGCTGTTCACGTCCGCCTGA
- a CDS encoding GAF domain-containing protein, with amino-acid sequence MDARDAARLLKGVRAAALAGDRPPAAPRPEIAESWRRMMAGGVHPDRDTRSRMLSAAETEERRQVSPLRELLPVLREGLLPELDESLHIMVVADADGRLLWREGHSSILRKADRLGFAVGADWDEAVVGTNGVGTSLVTRRPVQVFSAEHFVSSHHDWTCAGAPVHDPRDGQLLGVVDVSGPLATMHPATLAWVSSVARLAERELRVRHLESLERLRTVAAPLLARLPGRAVAVDPHGWTAAVTGLAPADRVQLPKALGPGRLWIPQLGDCVAEPLPGGWLLRLEERSAAAAVSRVVLDLSRPRSWSATVYGAAGSWSQELSPRHAELLFLLAETPRGRTAAELAQELFGDPTRTVTVRAELSRVRRHLAGVLSHRPYRFAEDVEVELIRPQHPAGLLPHSTAPAVVRARLGLGGPWGAPGASGGVVP; translated from the coding sequence ATGGACGCGCGGGACGCCGCGCGTCTGCTCAAGGGGGTACGGGCGGCGGCGCTGGCCGGGGACCGCCCGCCGGCCGCCCCGCGCCCGGAGATCGCCGAGTCCTGGCGGCGGATGATGGCCGGCGGGGTGCACCCCGACCGGGACACGCGCTCGCGGATGCTGTCGGCCGCCGAGACCGAGGAGCGCCGGCAGGTCTCACCGCTGCGGGAGCTCCTGCCCGTCCTGCGGGAGGGGCTGCTGCCCGAGCTGGACGAGTCCCTGCACATCATGGTCGTCGCCGACGCCGACGGGCGGCTGCTGTGGCGGGAGGGGCACAGCAGCATCCTGCGCAAGGCCGACCGGCTGGGGTTCGCGGTGGGGGCCGACTGGGACGAGGCCGTGGTCGGCACGAACGGGGTGGGCACCTCGCTGGTGACCCGGCGGCCGGTGCAGGTGTTCTCCGCCGAGCACTTCGTCTCCAGCCATCACGACTGGACCTGCGCCGGTGCCCCCGTGCACGACCCCCGGGACGGGCAGCTGCTGGGCGTGGTCGACGTCAGCGGGCCGCTGGCCACGATGCACCCGGCGACGCTGGCCTGGGTCAGCTCGGTGGCCCGGCTGGCCGAGCGGGAGCTGCGGGTGCGCCACCTGGAGTCCCTGGAGCGGCTGCGGACGGTGGCGGCGCCGCTGCTGGCCCGCCTGCCGGGGCGGGCGGTGGCCGTGGACCCGCACGGCTGGACGGCGGCGGTGACGGGGCTGGCCCCCGCGGACCGGGTGCAGCTGCCGAAGGCGCTGGGCCCCGGGCGGCTGTGGATCCCGCAGCTGGGCGACTGCGTCGCCGAGCCGCTGCCCGGGGGCTGGCTGCTGCGCCTGGAGGAGCGTTCGGCGGCCGCGGCGGTGAGCCGGGTGGTGCTGGACCTGAGCCGGCCCCGGTCCTGGTCGGCGACGGTGTACGGGGCCGCGGGCAGCTGGTCGCAGGAGCTCAGCCCGCGCCACGCCGAGCTGCTGTTCCTGCTGGCGGAGACCCCGCGCGGGCGGACGGCGGCGGAGCTGGCGCAGGAGCTGTTCGGGGACCCCACCCGTACGGTGACGGTCCGGGCCGAGCTCTCCCGGGTCCGCCGCCACCTCGCCGGGGTGCTGAGCCACCGGCCGTACCGGTTCGCGGAGGACGTGGAGGTGGAGCTGATCCGCCCGCAGCACCCGGCCGGGCTGCTGCCGCACTCCACGGCCCCGGCGGTGGTCCGGGCCCGGCTGGGCCTGGGCGGTCCCTGGGGAGCGCCGGGGGCCTCCGGGGGTGTGGTTCCCTGA
- a CDS encoding response regulator, producing the protein MSDTAAPIRVVVADDQTVVREGLVLLLGLLPGTEVVAAAADGAEAVRLVAEHAPDVVLMDLRMPRMDGVEATRLITENHPGTGVVVLTTFSDDTSVLDALKAGARGYLTKDADAQEIARALAAVRDGATSLGRAAQERLVAAAVAAPPPRPQGAALPDGLTAREGQVLALIAEGHSNSEIARRLTIGESTVKTHINNLFAKTGVRDRAQAVRYAYRHGLAAPSD; encoded by the coding sequence GTGAGCGACACCGCAGCCCCGATCCGCGTGGTCGTGGCCGACGACCAGACCGTCGTACGGGAAGGGCTCGTCCTGCTGCTGGGACTGCTGCCCGGCACCGAGGTGGTCGCCGCGGCCGCCGACGGCGCCGAGGCCGTCCGGCTCGTCGCCGAACACGCCCCCGACGTGGTCCTGATGGACCTGCGCATGCCCCGCATGGACGGTGTGGAAGCCACCCGGCTGATCACCGAGAACCACCCCGGCACCGGGGTCGTCGTCCTCACCACCTTCAGCGACGACACCTCCGTCCTGGACGCCCTCAAGGCCGGCGCCCGCGGCTACCTCACCAAGGACGCCGACGCGCAGGAGATCGCCCGCGCCCTGGCCGCCGTACGCGACGGCGCCACCAGCCTCGGCCGCGCGGCCCAGGAACGACTCGTCGCGGCCGCCGTCGCCGCACCGCCGCCGCGCCCCCAAGGGGCCGCCCTGCCCGACGGCCTGACGGCACGTGAGGGCCAGGTGCTCGCCCTGATCGCCGAGGGGCACTCGAACTCCGAGATCGCCCGGCGGCTCACCATCGGCGAATCCACCGTCAAGACGCACATCAACAACCTCTTCGCCAAGACCGGGGTCCGCGACCGCGCCCAGGCCGTGCGCTACGCCTACCGCCACGGGCTGGCGGCCCCGTCCGATTAA
- a CDS encoding DUF456 domain-containing protein encodes MGLPQLFLVGLVMLLGVAGVLVPGVPGTWLVWAGLLWWTLHERTAPAWGLLAGATVLLLAVQLVTAYLPPPRLRGVGVTRRMVRYAGAGALVGFVLLPVVGAVPGFVGGIYLCERRRLGAHGEAVASVRAVMRAVGTSVLVELTACLTVVAAWAATVLTD; translated from the coding sequence ATGGGTCTGCCTCAGCTGTTCCTGGTGGGGCTGGTCATGCTGCTCGGGGTGGCGGGGGTGCTGGTGCCCGGGGTGCCGGGGACCTGGCTGGTGTGGGCAGGGCTCTTGTGGTGGACGCTGCACGAGCGGACGGCGCCGGCCTGGGGCCTGCTGGCCGGGGCGACGGTGCTGCTGCTGGCGGTTCAGCTGGTCACGGCGTACCTGCCGCCGCCGCGGCTGCGGGGGGTGGGGGTGACCCGCCGGATGGTGCGGTACGCCGGGGCCGGGGCGCTCGTCGGCTTCGTGCTGCTCCCGGTCGTGGGGGCGGTCCCGGGGTTCGTGGGCGGGATCTACCTGTGCGAGCGGCGGCGGCTGGGGGCGCACGGGGAGGCCGTGGCCTCGGTGCGGGCGGTGATGCGGGCGGTGGGGACGAGCGTGCTGGTGGAGCTGACGGCCTGCCTGACCGTGGTGGCGGCGTGGGCGGCGACGGTCCTGACCGACTGA
- the rsgA gene encoding ribosome small subunit-dependent GTPase A: MTLSSSLSARPHALAAYGWDETWAAEFAPYAAAGLLPGRVVRVDRGQCDVMTEDGVIRADTAFVTPHDPLRVICTGDWAAVEATGSPRYVKAYLPRRTAFVRSTSSQRSEGQILAANVDHAIIAVSLAVELDLGRIERFLALAWESGAQPLVVLTKADLVPDPDALAYLVRDVETTAPGVQVLTVSSHTGEGTDVLAAVVSGGTSVLLGISGAGKSTLANALLGEDAMDVQATREVDGKGRHTTTTRNLLALPGGGVLIDTPGLRGVGLFDAEAGVGQVFSEIEDLAADCRFHDCAHEAEPGCAVLAAVADGTLPERRLESYRKLLRENQRIVAKTDARLRAEIRRDWRVKSAVGRANYAAKRGGRV, translated from the coding sequence TTGACTCTCTCTTCCTCCCTTTCCGCACGCCCGCACGCCCTCGCCGCCTACGGCTGGGACGAGACCTGGGCCGCCGAGTTCGCCCCGTACGCCGCCGCCGGACTCCTTCCCGGCCGGGTCGTCCGCGTCGACCGCGGACAGTGCGACGTCATGACCGAGGACGGCGTGATCCGCGCCGACACCGCGTTCGTGACCCCCCACGACCCGCTCCGGGTCATCTGCACGGGCGACTGGGCCGCGGTCGAGGCGACCGGCAGCCCGCGCTACGTGAAGGCCTACCTGCCGCGCCGCACCGCCTTCGTGCGCTCCACCTCCTCGCAGCGGTCCGAGGGGCAGATCCTCGCCGCCAACGTCGACCACGCGATCATCGCGGTCTCGCTGGCCGTCGAGCTCGACCTCGGCCGGATCGAACGCTTCCTCGCCCTGGCGTGGGAGTCGGGTGCCCAGCCGCTGGTCGTACTGACCAAGGCCGACCTGGTCCCCGACCCGGACGCGCTCGCCTACCTCGTCCGGGACGTGGAGACCACCGCGCCCGGCGTCCAGGTCCTCACCGTCTCCTCCCACACGGGGGAGGGCACGGACGTCCTCGCGGCGGTCGTGTCCGGCGGGACCAGCGTCCTCCTGGGGATCTCCGGCGCGGGCAAGTCCACGCTGGCGAACGCCCTCCTCGGCGAGGACGCCATGGACGTCCAGGCCACCCGCGAGGTCGACGGCAAGGGCCGCCACACCACCACCACCCGCAACCTGCTCGCCCTCCCGGGCGGGGGCGTCCTGATCGACACCCCGGGACTGCGGGGCGTGGGGCTCTTCGACGCGGAGGCGGGCGTGGGGCAGGTGTTCTCGGAGATCGAGGACCTCGCCGCCGACTGCCGCTTCCACGACTGCGCGCACGAGGCGGAGCCGGGCTGCGCCGTCCTCGCGGCGGTGGCCGACGGGACGCTCCCGGAACGCCGGCTGGAGAGCTACCGCAAGCTGCTGCGCGAGAACCAGCGCATCGTGGCCAAGACGGACGCCCGCCTGAGGGCGGAGATCCGCCGCGACTGGCGCGTCAAGTCGGCGGTGGGCCGCGCCAACTACGCCGCGAAGCGGGGCGGCCGGGTCTGA